TTGCGCCGCGCCAGCACCTGCGCGCTGAAGCTCGCCGCAATGCCGAACAGCCCAATGGCAATGGCCACTGCCTGCAACCAGTAAGTCACGGCAAAGCTGCGATCGAAGATGCGCAAAGAAATCGCACGAATCTGTCCGACCGACGAAATCTCGATGCTCGAATCGGACGCGGCGCTTCCGCGGCGTGCTGCCAATTCGCGAACAGCAGCCTGCACCGCGCCTTCCGATGCACCGGGCGCGAGCCACAAAGACACGTCGCTCACCTCGCGCTCACCCGTGAGGCGTTCGAAGTCGCGCGCATCGATGGTGATGGCGCCGAACTGCCGCGCATAGTCGCGCCACACGCCAGCCACGAAGAACGCAGCCGGTGCAGCCCCGCTGGTACCCAGCGCATTCGACAGCGGCGCAAACAAGGCGCCCGGTTTGGCGCCATACAGCTCGACCATCGGCTCGCTCACGTAGATGCCGACCTGACCGGCGGGCACCGGCAGCGCGGGCCCCACCAGCGGCAGCGCCTGCGCGGCGCCGCCTTGGAGGCTTCGCGCAATCAGCGTGACGGCGGGCTGGGAAGGGTCGAGCTGCAGCGACCGGGTGCGCAGCGTGCCGGTACGTTCCACGCCGGGCAACTGCGCCAGGGCTTGCACGAATGCCGGTGAAAACGTGGCTGTATCGCTGCTGCTCTGCGTGCCCGAATTGCCGGAGCGGCCGCTCGAGGTGGCGCGCAGATAGAGATCGGCCGGCAGCACCACGTCGAGCCAGCGCGTGACCGAATCGCGAAAACTCGCGACCATGACGGTGAGTGCGACCGCGAGGCTCAGGCTGGCGACCACGCCGCTGACGGCCACGGCCGCCGTGCCGCGCATGCGCCTTGCGCGCTCGATGGCCAGCATCGGCAGCACGCGCTGGGCAAACGCGGGCGCAATGCGGTCGTACAGCAGCGCAATCAGCCAGGGCAATGCGGTGATGCCGCCCACCAGCAGGCAGCCCACCGAAAGATAGGCCGCCACCGGAATGCCGCCCACAGCCGGCAGGTTGGCCAGCCCCGCGCTCGCCGCAATGAGGCCGAGCGCCAGCCAGTGGCTTTTGCTTTGGACAGGGGCGGCGCCCAGGCCCTTGAGCGTTTGCGCCTCTGGCAGCGCCTGCGCCGCGCGCGCGGGCCACCAGCCGCCCACGAGCGCGGCGAGCACGCCGAGTCCGCCGTACAGCAAGGCCGAGCCGCTGCTCCAGTGCAGCGTGGGCGCCACGCCTTCGAAGTACCCGCCGCCCAAGTCGCCGCCGAGCACGCGCAACGCGAAGGCTGCGAGCGCCGTGCCCAGTGCCAGGCCGGCACCGCTTCCTATCAAGCCCAGCACGAACGATTCGACCAGCACCAGGCGCAATCGCTCGCGCGGTGTGAGGCCCAGCACGCCGAGCAGTGCGAACTGCTGCGCACGCTTGGCGACGCTGAGCGCCAGCACCGAGAACACCAGGAAAGCGCCGGTGAAAAGCGCCACCAGCGCCAGCACCGTCAGGTTGACGCGGTAGGCGCGCGAGAGATTGCTGACGCGCTCGGCGGCGTCGCCCGGCTCGGCGAACTGCAAGCCGGCGGGCCAGCCCGGCGACCGCTGCAGCGATGCGATGAAGGCCGCCCGGTCGGTGCCGGGCGCCAGCCTCAGGTCGACGCGGCTGAGCTGGCCGACCTTGTCGAACAGATCCTGCGCGGCTGCAATGTCCATCACCGCGAGCGCGGCGCCGCTTGCGGCGACATGGCCGGCGGCCTCGACCCGCTGCCAGGCGCCGCCCGTGCGCAACTGCACCGTCTCGGCGCGGCCTTCCACAGCTTCGCTCGGCAGACCGAGCACGCTGCGCGCCGCGGCGTTGAGAAAGACATGGCCCGGCGCCAATACCGCGAAGCGGCCGGCGTTCTTGCCGGGTTGCGGCATCAACGCCGGTGCGATGGTGGGCAACGCGAGCGCATCGATGCCGATCACGCGCATCGGCACCTGGCGCTCGCCGGACAGCGCGAGGGCCTGGAACTCGAGCACCGGGCTCGCCAGCGTGACCTGCGGGTGCTGCGCGAGGCGCGCGAACACCGCTTCGTCGAAGCTGCCCTGCACGGCGCGCACTTCGAGGTCCGGTTGGCCGTTGACCGACCTCACGGCGCTGGAGAACTCGTCGAGGGCGGAGGCATTGATCAGCTGCACCGAGAACGCGAGCGCCACGCCCAGCATCACGGCCAGCACGGCTGCGGCATTGCGCCAAGGGTGGTGGCGCAGTTCCTGCCAGGAAAAGGTGGTGAGCAAGGCACGCATGCCGTCATTGTGGCTGGCACGGCGAAGGCCGTGGACCTTCCGCAGCATCGAGCGGCCAGGCGCTGAAAAAACTCAGAGCCGTTCCGACATCCCGTTGAGGTAGGCGCGCACGGCGGCGTTGCTGCTGAGGCCGATGGCGCGGTCGTAGGCCTGGCGTGCCGCCGCGCGTGCGCCGCCGGCTGCAAGCAGGTAGGCGCGGGCGGCCCAGAACGGCTGGTAGCTCGCCACCTCGGCCGCCGCAATGGCCTCCAGCGCGCGCAGGCCGATCTCGGGGCCGCGCGCATTGGCCAGCGCGCAGGCCAGGCTGACCTGGGCACCGATGCTGGGCCGCAAGGCCAGCAGTCCTTCGTAGAGCGACACCAGCACTTCGGGTGGCACGGGCGCGCCGACGCGGCGCTCGCAATGGGCCGACTGGATGGCCGCCTCCAGCTGGTAGGGGCCGAGGGATTTCATGTCCGAAGCCCGCCGCAGGCAGCGTTCGGCCTGCGCAAGCAAGTCGGGATTCCAGCGCAGCGGGTCCTGCTGGTCGAGCGGCACGTAGGCGCCGGTCTCGCTGCGGCGCGCCGCAGCGCGGCTTTCGCAGAAGAGCATCAGCGCGAGCAGGCCCAGCGGCTCGGGCTCATCGGGCATCAGGCTGCACAGGATGCGGCCGAGATCGATGGCCTCGGACGTGAGGCCGCGCGGCAGGGCATCGGCGCCATCGATGTCGTCCCAGCCGGTGCCGTAGGCGGCGTAGACGCCATCCTGTACGTCCTGCAGCCGCTGTGCAAGCTCGCGCGCCTGCGGGTACTCGAAGGGAATGCCCGCGGCGCGAATGCGCGCCTTGGCCCGCACCAGCCGCTGGCCGAGCGTCGAAGGCCCGGTGAGAAAGGCGCCAGCCATGCGGGCCGCGTCGAGTCCGAGCACGGTCTGCAGCATCAGCGGCGCGCGCGCCGCCGCGTCGATGGCGGGATGCGCGCAGACGAACATCAGGCGCAGCCGCTCGTCGGGCACGGCCGCGCCTTCGGTGCCGGCGGCGTCGTCCACTTCGCCGGCCAGCAGCAGCAGGGTCTGTGTCGCGTCGTCCTGCACGCGGCTATGGCGCCAGGCGTCGAGCTTGCGGTGCCGGGCCACGCTCAGCAGCCAGGCGTCGGGCTGCGCGGGAATGCCGTCGGCCGGCCAGCGCTCGAGCGCACGCGCGAAGGCTTCGGCGAGCGCATCTTCCGATGCGGCGATGTCGTGCGTGCGCGCGGACAGAATGGCCAGCAGGCGGCCGTACGATTCGCGCGCCGCCCGTTCGGCGGCCTGGTGAGCCGCCGGGTCGTTCACGGTGTCGCCGCGGCGAGGGCCGTGGCCGTGAAGACCGGCCGCACCTCCACGCCCCCGCTGGCCGCGCAGGGCGCGCGGGCCGCCCATTCGAGCGCGGCATCGAGGTCCGGCACGTCCACCACGAAGTAGCCTCCGAGCTGCTCCTTGGTGTCGGCAAAGGGCCCGTCCTGCACCTGGCGCTTGTCGCCGCGCACGCGCAGCGTGGTGCCGGTCATGGGCGGAAAGAGGCCGTGGCCGCCGAGCGAAATGCCCGACTGGCGCACCGCATCGGCATATGCCATCCAGTTGGCCCGGTAGGCCTGCGAAGAAGCGTCGTCCCGTTGTTCGAATTCGGCCGCGGGCTGATAGAACATCAACATGTACTGCATGGTGTCTCTCCGTTGTGGAAAAGAGGCTGAGCAGGATCGCTCACCACAATGACGGCCCGCTGCCGGTCATTTCGACACGGCGTCCGTGTCGAGCAGATGATTTTTTACGCTATTGCCGTTCGGCGCAACGGTTGCGATACCTACGGTTTCAGGCTGCCTTGGCCTGATCGGCAGGCGCAAACATGGCTTCCATCTCGTTTCGCAGCCTGCAGGCGGAGGTCGAGGTGTCCATGGCCACATCGGCCCAGCAGAGGCTCTGGCCTTTCTTCACCGCGCGCACCAGCCTGACGTTGTGCGCCAGCCCGAGCGGCAGGCCGCCCAGCCGCATGGAGCGCTCGGCCGGCAGCAGCTTGCCCCAGACGGTGTAGCCGCCTTCGCCGTCGAGCATTTCACCGGGCGCGAGGTCGCGCTTGGCCGTGGCCACCACGTCGGCGTTCCAGCAGGTGGCGGCGCCGGTCGCTTCGCCGCGCAAGGCGACGCTTGCCACGGACATGCCAACCTCCAGGCCGATCAGGTGCCAGCGCTTGTAGAGCGTGAAGTAGCGCCCGCTCGGGTCGGTGTGCGCGTTGTATTCCTCGAAGCAGTTCTTGATGTAGTCGGTCTCGGCCTCGACCGTGACCCACACGCCCATGCGGATGTCGTACGGAATCTTTCGCCCATCGGCTTCGAGCGAGGAAATGACTTCGACCATGCCCTTGCGCTCCAGCACGCCGCCTTCGCTCTGCGGCCGCGTGACGAAGGGAATGTCTTCCACGCTCGCGGGCGGATAGAGCAAGCCGTCCGAAGGCACCGTGAGGCCGGTGGCATTGGCCACCGCGGAGCTTTCGATGGATGGCTTGGAGCCGTCGAGAAAGCTGTTGAACATCTTCGGGTTGAGCCCGCCGCGCAGCGCCTGTTCGGGCGTGAGGCCGTAGTTGCCCCACACCGTTTCCGGCGTCGATTCGGTGAAGTGAGGCAGCCACTTGTGGCCGCGACCGGCCGCCACCACCGGAAAGCCGCAGGTGCGTGCCCAGTCGACCAGGTCGCAGATGAGCGCGGGCTGGTCGCCGAAGGCCAGCGAATAGATCACGCCGGCCTGCTGCGCCTTGTGCGCGAGCAGCGGGCCGCAGAAGGCATCGGCCTCGACGGTCACGTTGACCACGTGCTTGCCGTGCGCGAACGCGTCGAGGCAGTGATCGACCGCAGCCACCGGATTGCCGGTGCACTCGACCACGATGTCGATGGAGGGCTCGCGCGTCACGGCCTGCCAGTCTTCGGTGATCCAGCTGTTGCCGGTCTTCAGCGCCTCCTGCATCGACCCCGCCGCGGCGCGTTGCGGGTTCCAGCCGACGCGCTCGAGGTTGACGCGCGCCGCCGCGGGCGAGAGGTCGGCGATCGCCACCAGTTGCACGCCGGGCGTGCGCGGAATCTGCGCGAGATACATCGAGCCGAACTTGCCGGCGCCGATCAGGCCGATGCGGATGGGGCGGCCTTCGGCGGCGCGCTGCTGCAGGCGGGTGTGGAGACTCATGGCGTCAGGCCTCCACGGTATCGAGAACTTCGAGCGACGTACGCAACGCGCTTTCGGGCAAGCCGTTCTTCCACGGCACCTCGACCGGGTAGGGCTTCAGCAGGCAGTCGTCGGGCAGCATCTCGATGGGCGTGAAGTCCCGGTGCGCGATGTACTCGGGCCGCTTGTGGCGGCGGATGTGGTTGCTGACGGCGCACAGGCTCAGGTACACCGCCACTCGGTTGAAGGGCGACAGGTTGCTGCCCGAGGCATGCACCAGGCAGCTGTGGAACAGGATCATCGAACCTGCGGGTCCCTTGGGCGAAACGATGCCTCCGTTTTTTCCTCCGGCGCGGTCCACCAGTTGCCGGATCAGGTCGTGGTCCACGGTCCAGAGCGGGTAGCTGGTGGTCGTGGCGTCGTGCTTCGCATCGACCACGCCCTTGCGGTGGCTGCCCGGAATGAACATCAACGGGCCGTTGTGCTCGTTCACGTCATCGAGAAAAATGGCGACGTTCATCGCGCGCTCGGTCGGCATCAGGTCGTCGTTGAGCCAGGTGCCGTAGTCCTGGTGCCACTGCCACACGTCGCCTTCGAAAGCCATCTTGCCGTTGATCTTGAACTGGTGCATGTAGACCTCTTCGTCGAACAGATCCATCACCGGCCCGACCATGCGCGGGTGGCGCGCGAGCCGCGCGAAGGGCTCGCTGATCAGGTGCGCGGCAAAGTTCGTGCGCACGGCGTCGGAGCCTTTCTCGCGCACGTTGAAGGCTTCGCGCTTGCTGTACAGGTCGGGCACCGCATCGGTCAGCGCCCTCGTTTCTTCGGGCGAGAAATGGCCGGGGAAGAACAGGTAGCCGTCGCGCTCGAATTGCGCGCGTTGCTCGGGTGTCAGCTTCATGCCTTGTCTCCTTTGCGGGTGAGGGTGTTGGATGCGGTGCGCGCCAGTTGCTCGGCGAGGCGACGGCTCAGTGCCTCGCTGGCCTGCGCGACGTGTTCTTCGCTCAGGCGCGCGGCGCGGTCCGCGTTGCCTGCGGCCATCGCATTGGCGATGGCTTCATGCTCGTTCCACAGCGACTCGCGCTGCGGCTCGGCCTGCAGCACCGCACCCATGGCGCGCCGCAGGTGGCGCCAGTGCGGGTCGGCGCTCTGGCCGATCAGCGGGTTGCCCGAGGCTTCGTAGATGGCGCGGTGAAAGGCCACGTCGGCATCGATCATGGCTTCGACATTGCGCCCGCGCGCGGCGCGGCGGCCGCGCTCGATGAGCTTGGGGTCGATGCGAAAACGCTGCTGCGCGGCGAGCCGCGCGGCCAGCACGTCGAGCGCGCCGCGCACCTGATAGATCCTCTGCATGCCCTCGGCATCGAGCGGCGCTACCAGCACGCCGCGGCCGGGCGCGTCATGCACGAAGCCGTCTTTCTTGAGCAGTCGCAGAGCCTGCAGCACCGGCTGGCGCGACACCGAAAGGCGCTGCGCAATGTCTTCCTGCGTGAGGCGCTCGCCGGGGGCCAGCGAGCCGCTGCTGATGGCTCCGAGCAGGGCGCGGTAGACCTGGTCGACGAGGTCGGGCGCGACTTCGATGCTGAGGAGCTGGGCCGGCATGGGAACGTCTTTCTCTGAACTCTGTATACAGAGTACGAACTTCGAGCCGGTCGCGCATCCCGGGTTTTTACCGACGAGGGCTGCAAAAGAACGTAAGCCTTCGCTAAGCTCGGCGCATGCAACTACCTACCTACGACGATGTGATCGCCGCGGCCGCGCGGCTCGAGGGGCATGCCCACCGCACCCCGGTGCTGCAGTCGGCCACCGCCAATGAGCGCTGGGGTGCCCGGTTCTTCTTCAAGTGCGAGAACTTCCAGCGCATGGGCGCGTTCAAGTTCCGCGGCGCCTTCAACGCGCTCTCGAAGTTCGATGCGGCGCAGCGCAAGGGCGGCGTGATCGCTTTTTCGTCGGGCAATCACGCGCAGGCCATCGCGCTGTCGGCGCGGCTCTTGGCGATGCCGGCCGTGATCGTCATGCCCAAGGACGCACCAGCCGCCAAGGTTGCCGCCACGAAGGGCTATGGCGCCGAAGTGGTGATGTACGACCGCTTCACCGAAGACCGCGAGGCGCTCACGAAGCGGCTTGCGCAGGAACGCGGCATGACGATGATTCCGCCCTACGACCATCCCGACGTGCTCACGGGGCAGGGCACGGCGGTGAAGGAGCTGATCGAAGAGACGGGGCCGCTCGACCACCTGTTCGTGTGCCTGGGCGGCGGCGGGCTGCTGTCGGGTTCGGCACTGTCGGCGCGCGCGCTGTCGCCCGATTGCAAGATCTACGGCGTGGAGCCCGAGGCAGGCAACGACGGGCAGCAGTCGCTGCGCAGCGGGAAGATCGTGCACATCGAAACGCCGAAGACCATTGCCGATGGCGCGCAGACGCAGCACCTGGGCGAGTACACCTTCGG
The Variovorax paradoxus genome window above contains:
- a CDS encoding phytanoyl-CoA dioxygenase family protein is translated as MKLTPEQRAQFERDGYLFFPGHFSPEETRALTDAVPDLYSKREAFNVREKGSDAVRTNFAAHLISEPFARLARHPRMVGPVMDLFDEEVYMHQFKINGKMAFEGDVWQWHQDYGTWLNDDLMPTERAMNVAIFLDDVNEHNGPLMFIPGSHRKGVVDAKHDATTTSYPLWTVDHDLIRQLVDRAGGKNGGIVSPKGPAGSMILFHSCLVHASGSNLSPFNRVAVYLSLCAVSNHIRRHKRPEYIAHRDFTPIEMLPDDCLLKPYPVEVPWKNGLPESALRTSLEVLDTVEA
- a CDS encoding NAD(P)H-dependent oxidoreductase — protein: MSLHTRLQQRAAEGRPIRIGLIGAGKFGSMYLAQIPRTPGVQLVAIADLSPAAARVNLERVGWNPQRAAAGSMQEALKTGNSWITEDWQAVTREPSIDIVVECTGNPVAAVDHCLDAFAHGKHVVNVTVEADAFCGPLLAHKAQQAGVIYSLAFGDQPALICDLVDWARTCGFPVVAAGRGHKWLPHFTESTPETVWGNYGLTPEQALRGGLNPKMFNSFLDGSKPSIESSAVANATGLTVPSDGLLYPPASVEDIPFVTRPQSEGGVLERKGMVEVISSLEADGRKIPYDIRMGVWVTVEAETDYIKNCFEEYNAHTDPSGRYFTLYKRWHLIGLEVGMSVASVALRGEATGAATCWNADVVATAKRDLAPGEMLDGEGGYTVWGKLLPAERSMRLGGLPLGLAHNVRLVRAVKKGQSLCWADVAMDTSTSACRLRNEMEAMFAPADQAKAA
- a CDS encoding RNA polymerase sigma factor — its product is MNDPAAHQAAERAARESYGRLLAILSARTHDIAASEDALAEAFARALERWPADGIPAQPDAWLLSVARHRKLDAWRHSRVQDDATQTLLLLAGEVDDAAGTEGAAVPDERLRLMFVCAHPAIDAAARAPLMLQTVLGLDAARMAGAFLTGPSTLGQRLVRAKARIRAAGIPFEYPQARELAQRLQDVQDGVYAAYGTGWDDIDGADALPRGLTSEAIDLGRILCSLMPDEPEPLGLLALMLFCESRAAARRSETGAYVPLDQQDPLRWNPDLLAQAERCLRRASDMKSLGPYQLEAAIQSAHCERRVGAPVPPEVLVSLYEGLLALRPSIGAQVSLACALANARGPEIGLRALEAIAAAEVASYQPFWAARAYLLAAGGARAAARQAYDRAIGLSSNAAVRAYLNGMSERL
- a CDS encoding GntR family transcriptional regulator, which produces MPAQLLSIEVAPDLVDQVYRALLGAISSGSLAPGERLTQEDIAQRLSVSRQPVLQALRLLKKDGFVHDAPGRGVLVAPLDAEGMQRIYQVRGALDVLAARLAAQQRFRIDPKLIERGRRAARGRNVEAMIDADVAFHRAIYEASGNPLIGQSADPHWRHLRRAMGAVLQAEPQRESLWNEHEAIANAMAAGNADRAARLSEEHVAQASEALSRRLAEQLARTASNTLTRKGDKA
- a CDS encoding threo-3-hydroxy-L-aspartate ammonia-lyase, with protein sequence MQLPTYDDVIAAAARLEGHAHRTPVLQSATANERWGARFFFKCENFQRMGAFKFRGAFNALSKFDAAQRKGGVIAFSSGNHAQAIALSARLLAMPAVIVMPKDAPAAKVAATKGYGAEVVMYDRFTEDREALTKRLAQERGMTMIPPYDHPDVLTGQGTAVKELIEETGPLDHLFVCLGGGGLLSGSALSARALSPDCKIYGVEPEAGNDGQQSLRSGKIVHIETPKTIADGAQTQHLGEYTFGIIQRDVHDIFTVTDDQLVEAMRFFAERMKMVVEPTGCLAFAGAVAAGKLIEGQRVGIVISGGNVDLSRYAALLA
- a CDS encoding FtsX-like permease family protein → MRALLTTFSWQELRHHPWRNAAAVLAVMLGVALAFSVQLINASALDEFSSAVRSVNGQPDLEVRAVQGSFDEAVFARLAQHPQVTLASPVLEFQALALSGERQVPMRVIGIDALALPTIAPALMPQPGKNAGRFAVLAPGHVFLNAAARSVLGLPSEAVEGRAETVQLRTGGAWQRVEAAGHVAASGAALAVMDIAAAQDLFDKVGQLSRVDLRLAPGTDRAAFIASLQRSPGWPAGLQFAEPGDAAERVSNLSRAYRVNLTVLALVALFTGAFLVFSVLALSVAKRAQQFALLGVLGLTPRERLRLVLVESFVLGLIGSGAGLALGTALAAFALRVLGGDLGGGYFEGVAPTLHWSSGSALLYGGLGVLAALVGGWWPARAAQALPEAQTLKGLGAAPVQSKSHWLALGLIAASAGLANLPAVGGIPVAAYLSVGCLLVGGITALPWLIALLYDRIAPAFAQRVLPMLAIERARRMRGTAAVAVSGVVASLSLAVALTVMVASFRDSVTRWLDVVLPADLYLRATSSGRSGNSGTQSSSDTATFSPAFVQALAQLPGVERTGTLRTRSLQLDPSQPAVTLIARSLQGGAAQALPLVGPALPVPAGQVGIYVSEPMVELYGAKPGALFAPLSNALGTSGAAPAAFFVAGVWRDYARQFGAITIDARDFERLTGEREVSDVSLWLAPGASEGAVQAAVRELAARRGSAASDSSIEISSVGQIRAISLRIFDRSFAVTYWLQAVAIAIGLFGIAASFSAQVLARRKEFGLLAHLGFTRRQVLAVVAGEGAAWTAIGAVAGLVLGLAVSVVLVKVVNPQSFHWTMDLLVPWMRLLALCGAVVVAGTVTAWLAGRAAAGKDAVLAVKEDW
- a CDS encoding YciI family protein — translated: MQYMLMFYQPAAEFEQRDDASSQAYRANWMAYADAVRQSGISLGGHGLFPPMTGTTLRVRGDKRQVQDGPFADTKEQLGGYFVVDVPDLDAALEWAARAPCAASGGVEVRPVFTATALAAATP